In one Neobacillus sp. CF12 genomic region, the following are encoded:
- a CDS encoding glycoside hydrolase family 3 protein, protein MRKFFKTLITSVLAFALLLTGIPLSGARAALEIEDLVIDLNVPQVTREVSDNKLDLNALHVYDDDRFMLASENLTWKSSNKKVASISKDGEVTLTGHNGKTFISVSDGSYSDRISIQYKGNQDKIVVRKEKGKRYDLIGNAIKHMSMEEKVGQMIMPDFRTWKGQNVTVMNDEIAKLVKDYHLGGVILFRENTVTADQTTKLVSAYQDAAEKYGLLISIDQEGGIVTRLQTGTDMPGNMALGATRSEETAEKVGKAIGEELNALGINMNFGPVLDVNNNPDNPVIGVRSFGENPDLVGKLGNAYIKGLHETGTAATAKHFPGHGDTAVDSHIGLSEVPHDIDRLKKVELYPFQQAMDAGIDAIMTAHVTFPKIDDTKAISKKDGTEIAVPATLSHKVLTGLMREDMGFKGVIVTDAMNMGAISEHFGPVDAAIRAVKAGADILLMPVGIEAVANGLYEAVNSGDISEDRLEQSVERVLTLKLNRSIVKPEVEKSLDEKAANALQVVGSPEHKAIEKEAAEKSITLVKNDAVLPLNVSPEDKIVVVGGSGFSIQLLAGEIQKHHPAAVYINASGPLNTAQLAQVQDAKYIIVGTYTSSVSGRAQDASQMVMTRQLIETGVPVVAVGARNPYDVMSYKDVDAYLVQYGFKPASFEATANTIFGKNNPTGKLPVTIYNHDGSVLYGFDHGLGY, encoded by the coding sequence ATGCGAAAATTTTTTAAAACATTAATTACTTCGGTTCTAGCATTTGCTCTGTTGTTAACAGGGATTCCATTGTCAGGGGCGAGGGCTGCTTTGGAAATTGAAGATTTAGTGATAGACCTTAATGTTCCACAAGTTACACGGGAAGTAAGTGATAACAAGCTTGATTTAAATGCACTCCATGTATATGATGATGACCGCTTTATGCTGGCATCTGAGAACCTAACTTGGAAATCATCCAATAAGAAAGTTGCATCTATATCTAAAGATGGAGAAGTAACCTTAACCGGTCACAATGGTAAAACATTTATATCTGTTAGCGATGGCAGCTACAGCGATAGAATTTCGATTCAATACAAAGGCAACCAAGACAAAATCGTTGTTCGAAAAGAAAAAGGCAAACGATATGACCTCATTGGAAATGCCATCAAGCACATGAGCATGGAGGAAAAGGTCGGACAAATGATAATGCCTGACTTTAGAACTTGGAAGGGTCAGAATGTAACAGTAATGAACGATGAAATTGCCAAACTTGTAAAGGATTATCATCTTGGCGGTGTGATATTATTCCGTGAAAATACGGTGACTGCTGATCAAACAACTAAATTAGTCAGTGCCTATCAAGATGCTGCGGAAAAGTACGGACTGCTAATTTCCATTGACCAGGAAGGCGGAATCGTTACACGTTTGCAAACTGGTACCGATATGCCAGGAAATATGGCACTGGGAGCAACTCGCTCTGAAGAAACTGCCGAAAAGGTTGGTAAAGCGATTGGCGAAGAGCTGAATGCACTTGGTATTAATATGAATTTTGGACCAGTGTTGGATGTAAACAACAATCCAGATAATCCGGTAATTGGTGTTCGTTCTTTCGGTGAGAATCCTGATTTAGTTGGAAAATTAGGCAACGCCTATATTAAAGGCCTTCATGAGACGGGAACAGCGGCAACTGCAAAGCATTTTCCAGGTCATGGTGACACAGCAGTTGATTCGCATATAGGACTTTCAGAAGTACCACATGATATTGACCGTTTGAAAAAAGTGGAATTATATCCGTTCCAACAGGCAATGGATGCGGGAATTGATGCTATTATGACAGCACACGTGACCTTCCCGAAAATTGATGATACGAAAGCTATTTCTAAAAAGGATGGAACAGAAATTGCAGTACCTGCAACGCTCTCTCATAAAGTATTAACCGGGCTAATGCGCGAAGATATGGGCTTTAAGGGAGTGATTGTTACCGATGCGATGAACATGGGGGCTATCTCAGAGCATTTCGGACCAGTTGACGCGGCCATCCGTGCCGTTAAAGCAGGAGCGGACATACTCCTCATGCCAGTTGGAATTGAGGCTGTGGCAAATGGTCTCTACGAGGCGGTTAACTCTGGCGATATATCAGAAGATAGACTGGAGCAATCAGTTGAGCGAGTTTTAACCTTGAAACTAAATAGAAGTATTGTTAAGCCTGAGGTAGAAAAGAGTCTGGATGAAAAGGCAGCAAATGCACTGCAGGTGGTAGGCTCACCTGAGCATAAAGCCATTGAGAAAGAAGCAGCGGAAAAGTCGATCACACTGGTGAAAAATGATGCTGTGCTTCCGCTCAATGTTTCTCCTGAAGATAAGATTGTTGTCGTTGGTGGTTCTGGATTCTCCATCCAACTGCTTGCAGGAGAGATCCAAAAACACCATCCTGCCGCCGTTTATATAAATGCTTCAGGTCCGCTTAATACCGCACAACTAGCACAAGTACAGGATGCAAAATACATCATTGTCGGAACCTACACCTCAAGTGTTAGCGGCAGGGCCCAAGACGCTAGTCAAATGGTAATGACAAGACAACTGATTGAAACTGGGGTTCCTGTAGTTGCAGTTGGTGCGAGAAATCCGTATGACGTTATGTCCTATAAGGATGTAGACGCCTATCTTGTTCAATACGGTTTTAAACCGGCAAGCTTTGAGGCAACAGCAAACACGATATTTGGTAAAAACAATCCAACTGGAAAACTGCCAGTAACGATTTACAACCATGATGGCAGTGTATTATATGGATTTGACCACGGATTAGGATATTAG
- a CDS encoding KinB-signaling pathway activation protein: MTSRIWVRLFMTTLLIGVITTAIVGFIINWNEYVHYFTDFRIINILSALFWFILWGLLYSVISQMGYFAYLTVHRFGLGIFKSVSLWNGVQVVLILFVLFDLVYLRYETFANSRDSVMPYIGLAVLLFIPALVTAWFKAKQTNREAFIPALFFMIVVTVIEWFPVLRVNEHSWVYLMLFPLLACNAYQLLILHKLNLKSQQERQRIESNKTTNKRGNASKKASKKPSI, from the coding sequence GTGACGAGTCGTATTTGGGTTAGGCTGTTCATGACTACGCTATTAATTGGCGTAATTACAACAGCAATTGTAGGCTTTATTATCAATTGGAATGAATATGTGCACTATTTCACCGATTTTCGAATCATCAATATATTATCCGCCCTTTTTTGGTTTATTTTATGGGGCCTTCTTTATAGTGTTATTAGTCAAATGGGCTATTTTGCCTACCTAACTGTCCACCGCTTTGGCTTAGGTATCTTTAAATCTGTTTCACTTTGGAATGGAGTTCAAGTAGTTTTAATTCTATTTGTATTATTTGACCTGGTTTATTTACGTTATGAGACCTTTGCAAATTCAAGGGACAGCGTCATGCCCTATATCGGTCTAGCGGTACTTCTTTTCATTCCTGCTTTAGTTACCGCATGGTTTAAAGCCAAACAAACGAATCGAGAGGCTTTTATTCCAGCACTCTTTTTTATGATTGTAGTAACGGTTATCGAGTGGTTCCCTGTTTTACGTGTTAATGAACATAGCTGGGTTTATTTAATGTTGTTTCCCTTATTGGCATGTAATGCTTATCAATTATTAATACTTCACAAATTAAATCTGAAATCGCAGCAGGAAAGACAGCGGATAGAGAGCAATAAAACAACCAATAAAAGAGGAAATGCTTCAAAAAAAGCGAGCAAAAAACCGTCCATTTAA
- the cwlD gene encoding N-acetylmuramoyl-L-alanine amidase CwlD, producing MSKKKLKVIGFSVGLLLLFLILQYDFVKEDTWGDSWNLPLSGKIILLDPGHGGPDGGAGNSKALEKDIALDISLKVRDYLQEQGALVVMTRETDRDLADEGTKGYSRRKVEDLKKRLKMINNSDNDLFVSIHLNAIPSSRWSGAQTFYAPHFKENAKAAKFIQDELIVNLENTTRKAKPINSVYILKNAKKPGVLVEVGFLSNPHEREQLKKEAYQEKIAASIYQGVVRYFTKEKELKIED from the coding sequence GTGTCAAAGAAAAAATTAAAGGTCATTGGTTTTTCTGTTGGTTTACTTCTTCTATTTCTGATTTTGCAATATGATTTTGTCAAAGAAGATACATGGGGAGATTCATGGAATCTTCCCTTATCAGGCAAAATTATATTGCTTGACCCCGGCCATGGCGGCCCAGATGGGGGAGCTGGAAATTCCAAAGCATTAGAGAAAGACATTGCCTTAGATATTTCATTAAAAGTCAGAGATTATTTGCAGGAGCAGGGAGCCTTGGTTGTCATGACCAGAGAAACAGATAGGGATTTAGCAGATGAAGGTACCAAAGGATATAGCAGAAGGAAAGTCGAGGACTTGAAAAAACGGTTGAAAATGATAAACAACTCAGATAATGATTTATTTGTCAGCATTCATTTAAATGCGATTCCATCTTCAAGATGGAGCGGGGCCCAAACTTTTTATGCGCCTCATTTTAAAGAAAATGCTAAAGCGGCAAAATTCATTCAGGATGAACTAATTGTAAATTTGGAAAATACAACGCGAAAAGCGAAGCCAATTAATTCTGTTTATATTTTAAAAAATGCAAAAAAGCCAGGAGTACTTGTAGAAGTAGGCTTTCTATCTAACCCACACGAAAGAGAACAGTTAAAAAAGGAGGCATATCAGGAAAAGATAGCGGCATCAATCTATCAAGGTGTTGTCCGTTATTTCACGAAAGAGAAGGAACTGAAGATAGAAGATTAA
- a CDS encoding DUF3298 and DUF4163 domain-containing protein: MNKKILSLFIFLVILFFSLIFYVVTIFFFGSSENNGGGVTTIINETPPTIPDENIVDFPINQSGNNGGCEKQSQSIEIIKAKYQETLDYPKTSNMPLSCKSIEEKINETLEKHIDSSYQHLLLLEEEEKKQRQRYEEQNGHPVPEEMEYIYSYEYLVSYEVKYNENNLLSVLIFDHTYAGGAHGSTNVTSYNFNVSTGDLILLGDVAKNEANLHAIKQYVITELSKREEIFSEDLQNVTIDNNRPFYFTANGISIKFLESEISPYAAGMPEVFIPNEVFP, translated from the coding sequence ATGAATAAGAAGATTTTAAGTCTGTTCATTTTTTTAGTTATTTTATTTTTTTCTTTAATTTTTTATGTTGTAACAATCTTCTTTTTTGGTAGTTCAGAAAATAATGGTGGTGGTGTTACCACGATAATTAATGAAACACCTCCAACAATTCCTGATGAAAACATTGTAGATTTTCCCATTAATCAAAGTGGGAATAATGGAGGTTGTGAAAAACAATCCCAGTCAATTGAAATTATAAAAGCGAAATATCAAGAAACGCTTGATTATCCTAAAACAAGTAATATGCCATTGTCTTGTAAATCTATAGAGGAAAAAATAAATGAGACATTAGAAAAACATATAGACAGTTCGTATCAACACCTTTTACTTCTTGAGGAAGAGGAGAAAAAACAGCGACAGAGATATGAAGAACAAAACGGCCATCCAGTCCCTGAGGAAATGGAGTATATATATTCCTATGAATACCTGGTATCCTATGAGGTTAAGTATAATGAAAATAATCTGCTAAGCGTATTAATATTCGACCATACCTATGCAGGAGGTGCCCATGGTTCGACAAATGTGACATCCTATAACTTTAATGTATCAACAGGAGATCTCATCCTTTTAGGCGATGTCGCCAAAAATGAAGCAAACCTACATGCCATTAAACAATATGTGATCACCGAGTTATCGAAACGAGAAGAGATATTTAGTGAAGATCTTCAGAATGTGACAATCGATAATAATCGTCCGTTTTATTTTACAGCCAATGGAATTTCTATAAAGTTTTTGGAATCAGAAATATCACCTTATGCTGCTGGTATGCCCGAAGTATTTATTCCAAATGAAGTTTTCCCATAA
- the gerD gene encoding spore germination lipoprotein GerD — protein sequence MKGNSLIPLLLFTMLLSSCASPEASGGEQVDYEATKKMVVDILKTDDGKKAIQEVMSDDKMKETLVMDQKVVSDTIQQTLTSENATEFWKKTFSDEKFAQGIAKSMRTENEKLLKDLMKDPEYRGMMIEVFKEPEIQKEMADALKSKEYREHLQTVISETLESPLFKVKMQELLLKAAEATKKEEEKEGES from the coding sequence ATGAAAGGAAATAGCCTTATCCCTCTCTTGCTTTTCACCATGCTTTTATCAAGTTGTGCCTCTCCAGAAGCGAGTGGCGGAGAACAAGTAGACTATGAAGCCACAAAAAAGATGGTTGTGGATATACTTAAAACGGATGATGGTAAGAAGGCAATCCAAGAGGTAATGTCTGACGATAAGATGAAAGAAACACTGGTTATGGACCAAAAGGTTGTATCTGATACTATCCAGCAAACACTCACTTCAGAAAACGCCACTGAGTTTTGGAAAAAAACCTTTAGTGATGAAAAGTTTGCCCAAGGTATAGCAAAAAGCATGAGAACCGAGAATGAAAAACTTTTAAAGGATTTGATGAAAGATCCAGAGTATAGAGGCATGATGATTGAAGTTTTTAAGGAACCGGAAATTCAAAAGGAAATGGCAGATGCACTAAAAAGCAAAGAATATCGGGAACATCTACAAACAGTCATCTCAGAAACACTGGAAAGTCCACTTTTCAAAGTAAAAATGCAAGAATTACTCTTAAAGGCTGCGGAAGCAACGAAGAAGGAAGAAGAAAAAGAAGGCGAGTCTTAA
- a CDS encoding Mrp/NBP35 family ATP-binding protein, protein MLTEVKVKEVLGSLKEPFLHKTLAELNAIEEIKIKEEKSHVSVKLQIAKTGTAEQLQLQTQVVNLLKEAGAQTVGIRFSELPESVLAQHRQAASESEDKGLLASNKTTFIAIASGKGGVGKSTVSVNLAVALARLGKKVGLVDADIYGFSVPDMMGITKRPVVRGEKILPVERFGVKVISMGFFVEDNSPIIWRGPMLGKMLNSFFNEVEWGEVDYLLLDLPPGTGDVALDVHTMLPACKEVIVTTPHPTAAFVAARAGAMALRTDHEILGIIENMAYFESKVTGEKEYVFGKGGGDKLAEDLNTEVLGRLPLNQPDWNDDDFAPSVYQEDHQLGKIYLEIAEKMTSLLKK, encoded by the coding sequence ATGTTAACAGAAGTGAAGGTTAAAGAAGTATTAGGGAGCTTAAAAGAACCATTTTTACATAAAACGTTAGCAGAATTAAATGCTATCGAAGAAATAAAAATTAAAGAAGAAAAAAGCCATGTTAGCGTGAAATTGCAGATTGCAAAGACTGGAACAGCCGAACAATTACAGCTTCAAACACAAGTAGTTAATCTGTTAAAAGAAGCTGGGGCACAAACAGTAGGAATCAGATTTAGTGAGTTACCAGAAAGTGTATTAGCACAACACCGTCAGGCTGCAAGTGAATCGGAAGACAAAGGTTTACTGGCTTCTAATAAAACTACTTTTATCGCTATTGCGAGCGGAAAAGGCGGAGTTGGTAAATCAACAGTATCCGTCAACCTTGCAGTTGCCCTTGCACGACTAGGCAAAAAAGTAGGTTTAGTTGACGCTGATATTTATGGCTTTAGTGTTCCTGATATGATGGGAATCACGAAAAGACCTGTTGTTAGAGGAGAAAAGATCCTGCCTGTTGAGCGATTTGGCGTTAAAGTCATTTCAATGGGCTTCTTTGTAGAAGATAATTCTCCTATCATTTGGCGTGGTCCTATGTTAGGGAAAATGTTAAATAGCTTCTTTAATGAAGTGGAATGGGGAGAAGTTGACTATTTACTATTAGACTTACCTCCAGGTACAGGTGACGTCGCATTGGATGTCCATACGATGCTTCCGGCTTGTAAAGAAGTCATTGTAACAACCCCACATCCCACTGCAGCATTTGTTGCAGCACGTGCAGGTGCAATGGCACTGAGAACAGATCATGAAATTCTAGGGATTATTGAAAATATGGCCTACTTTGAAAGTAAGGTTACTGGTGAAAAGGAATATGTATTTGGTAAAGGCGGCGGTGATAAATTGGCCGAAGACCTGAATACAGAAGTTCTTGGACGTCTTCCTCTCAATCAGCCTGATTGGAATGATGATGACTTTGCTCCATCCGTATATCAGGAAGACCATCAATTAGGAAAAATTTATTTAGAAATTGCAGAGAAAATGACTAGCCTGCTGAAAAAGTAA
- a CDS encoding YbaK family protein — protein MTVITTFKEKRRDKQLKYERSVLKDLSVKTLKERVQQYFGSTRIAQSFVMNTGIEEACYDVALEAYLLGAKFSKFGYYGENIDEVRKRCHREEKHLIDTLYNFLLYWGNGEEGTMSETLYYSCEGYIDVWWKEGYEKAQRRRKLRLH, from the coding sequence GTGACTGTAATTACAACCTTTAAAGAAAAGCGTCGCGATAAACAATTAAAATACGAGCGGTCCGTACTAAAGGACTTATCCGTAAAAACGCTAAAAGAACGAGTGCAGCAGTATTTTGGCTCAACAAGAATTGCGCAAAGTTTTGTGATGAATACAGGAATTGAAGAGGCTTGTTATGACGTAGCATTGGAAGCCTACTTATTAGGAGCTAAATTCAGTAAATTTGGTTATTATGGTGAAAATATAGATGAGGTACGTAAACGTTGTCATAGAGAAGAAAAACATTTAATTGATACCCTATACAATTTCCTCCTTTATTGGGGGAATGGTGAAGAGGGGACAATGAGTGAAACGCTCTATTACTCCTGTGAGGGCTATATAGATGTATGGTGGAAAGAGGGATATGAAAAGGCCCAAAGACGCCGCAAGCTTCGATTACATTAA
- a CDS encoding DUF1343 domain-containing protein → MKKLLIGLVALVLLLSTVSAAMAKNDKEKKNKKFRLGIEVLLQDELDLIKDKRVGLITNPTGVDQNVTSIVDLLFNNPEVNLTALYGPEHGVRGSAQAGAYVEQYTDEKTGLPVYSLYGKTKKPTPEMLSNVDVLLFDIQDVGTRFYTYIYTMALAMEAAKENNIPIIVLDRPNPISGTKVEGPVLEDKYSSFIGEYPIPVRHGMTVGELAKLFNSEFEIGADLTVVEMEGWKRNMYYDETPLEWVLPSPNMPTLETAIVYPGAALIEGTNVSEGRGTTKPFELIGAPFINSDNLAAKLNSYKLPGVTFRAASFIPTFSKHANVLSHGVQIHITDRDAYKPFETGLYIVKTIHDMYPNEFQFRTPSAAGISFFDNLVGNGSIRADIEAGKSIEDMKAAWQTGLDEFKEVREKFLLY, encoded by the coding sequence TTGAAAAAGTTGCTTATAGGTTTAGTGGCGCTCGTTCTACTACTTTCTACTGTTTCTGCAGCCATGGCCAAGAACGATAAAGAGAAAAAGAATAAAAAGTTCCGTTTAGGCATCGAGGTCTTGTTGCAGGATGAACTTGATCTGATAAAGGATAAACGCGTTGGTTTGATCACCAATCCAACCGGAGTGGATCAGAACGTTACGAGCATTGTAGATTTACTCTTTAATAATCCCGAAGTGAACCTGACTGCTCTTTACGGTCCTGAGCATGGTGTAAGAGGAAGTGCACAAGCAGGTGCATATGTTGAACAATATACGGATGAAAAAACAGGACTTCCTGTATACAGTTTATATGGAAAGACCAAAAAGCCAACGCCTGAAATGCTTAGCAATGTAGATGTATTGTTATTTGATATCCAAGATGTCGGGACACGTTTTTACACGTACATTTATACAATGGCGTTAGCTATGGAAGCGGCAAAGGAAAATAATATTCCGATTATTGTTCTTGACCGGCCGAATCCAATTAGCGGAACCAAAGTCGAAGGACCAGTATTAGAGGATAAGTACTCGTCATTCATTGGTGAGTACCCGATACCAGTACGTCATGGTATGACTGTAGGAGAATTAGCCAAGCTTTTTAATAGTGAATTTGAAATTGGAGCAGATTTAACCGTGGTGGAAATGGAAGGCTGGAAGCGGAATATGTATTACGATGAAACGCCATTAGAGTGGGTCCTTCCGTCACCGAACATGCCAACATTAGAAACTGCTATCGTCTACCCAGGGGCTGCTCTCATTGAAGGAACCAATGTATCCGAGGGGAGAGGTACAACCAAGCCATTTGAATTGATTGGAGCACCGTTTATCAATAGCGACAACTTGGCAGCGAAGTTAAACTCATACAAATTGCCTGGAGTCACATTCCGTGCAGCGTCATTTATTCCGACTTTCTCGAAACATGCGAATGTGTTAAGTCATGGTGTTCAAATTCATATCACAGACAGAGATGCATATAAACCGTTTGAAACAGGATTATACATCGTAAAAACAATACATGATATGTATCCAAATGAATTTCAATTTAGAACACCTAGTGCAGCAGGAATCTCTTTCTTCGATAACCTTGTCGGTAATGGTTCGATCCGTGCTGATATTGAAGCAGGGAAAAGTATTGAGGATATGAAAGCAGCATGGCAGACTGGTTTGGATGAATTTAAAGAGGTTCGTGAGAAGTTTTTATTATATTGA